CAGTGGATTCCCCGACTTACAGCTAAAGAAACCAGCGAACGGCACGGAGTATCTGTAGCCGAGTTCGTAGTCGTCACTCACGCAGACTTTCATGTGCTCTCCCAGTCGAAGGGGGTAGTAGTACACTGGGCAGCCTTGGCTTTTGGTCAGCGGGTTCGAACTAGTCGCTGTGAAAACCCCACCGAAGAGAAACCCGGAGTCCTGTTGGACTTCGCCTGTCGCTGCGCACCAATAAGCCTTATATGTGGCGACACTTCGATGGTACTTCCACCACCACGGCCAGCAGAACCAAATAAGCCACACGTCGCATTTTTTATGTGTTTCATATTTTGACACTGTTCCCTCGTTCAGCAAGATCGCTTCGTAGTTGTTCGGACAACGGTAATCATCAGTCAGTGGGTTCTTTTGCAGTAAATCTCCACAGATATATCCCGCACTCGATTCCGGGTCCATGTCGCATGTTTGATACACGCCGCCAAATGTAAAGTTAGTACTCGGCGCTTTGCATGAACCGTCGTCCAAGTTTGCCTGGAAGTTAAAGTTCTTACTATCAATGCTAGTACATCCATGAATCGTGTTGAACTTGTAGTATCGATTTATTATCTTCTCCAAGCCTGCTGTCACCTTGATCAGTGTCGGGAGTGGCACCTCCGGCATATTCTGTGGCGTGATGATGAAGTGTAGTGGGTCACCTGAGCGGTCGATTGCAACCAAGCCATTATTAAGTCCATCCTCCCAGTTGTTGATGGTGAAGTTCACCCGGAAAGGTGGACCCCCATAGGTCAGTATCTGAGAGTATGTCCGATTGTTTAAATATTCCTTTGAGAACGTCTCACTTGACGAATGACTGAAACCTGCACTAAAACCAATCTTTCCAAAAAAGTTCGCACTAGCAGATGCCTTGATCTCGCTTTTCTGGTTCTCGTAATTGGAGGAAAAGGTGCTCTTGACTTGATCGACTTGTGCAAGAGTTGCCCCGGCGTCAATTGCTGTTACAACATGGGTTCCGAAGTCTCTGACGATAAGCTGTAGAAGATAGTCCGCCATCTTGGTGTTGTTGTTCGCAACGTAAGCGGCTATGTCCATCATCCTCGCCTTGAAATTCGGATGCAGTTGTACGTCTGGGTTCATGCGAATCGTGTACATGTGGTATCGCAGCATAACTCTCGTAGTGATGGATTTGTCGTTGACCTGGTGCTTTTTAATGCTCTGGTGTTCTTCCGAGAAAGACCCGCTCACCACAGAGTAGAACGATGCATCCGCGTTGATCGATGATGACGTAATGCTAGTATAGTTACTCCAATGTTCGATCAATTCACCAAACGTCTCGACTTTGCTTTTCTTCAGAGGCAAGACGTACGTGGAATCCGGGATCAAATAGACATCATCTTCTGTCATCAGGCACCTGCTGTAGTTCATCAAGGCGACTTGCCCCATGTCAACATTACGAAGATTGTCCCAGCCTCCGCCCGGAAGCGCTTCGAATCTAATCAGGCCCTTCCTTGCAGGACAATTCCTAAAGTCTCCCGAATATATTGGCTTGTCTGCACccgaactacatgtacctttatcaTCTGCGAGTATGGCCGAGCTAAGGGTGACTACACATACAAGTAGCGCGCAAGGGACGCCTCTCGCCATGTCTGTTGCGAATCAACCACAAGCTACCGCTGCTACCGAAAGAGTTGGAAACAATATTGCTTCGATCATTTGATACGTCCTATCATTTCTGCGCGATACAACCCTGGACAAAGAGCCTGTGGGATTAGGCCAACTTTGTCACGCGACTTCCGGAAACTTTTTTTTCCATTACGGGACATGTCCGATCAGTAGTATGACATTTGGGATTTCCTGTATTCAATAGGTTGTGGACACGATCACTGGAATAATTATCTACAGGCTGTTTCAgaagattttttgtcaacatcgTTTTTGGCCATTGCTGTACGTGGGACAAACCACCAGCGGAGTTTCTTTTGGACCCAATAGAATTTTCAGAAAAGGGCTTTCCCAGTCTCAAGGAACTACTGAAGGGAAACCCATTGCATAGTCATTTCACTATCAAAATCACCTGATGTTGTTGTCAGcaataaatatatacatgtacatggctttaTTTAAAATTTCATTCTGCATGGCAGTCTATAGCTTTGGTAGCTAGGTACAAAAAatattctggcatgtctggtgcATCTTAATAGTTGTTGATTATACAACTAAGAACCTAAGGAATATGTTCTGAATTTTCGACCTTTGAAGCAGCCTCCATTTAGCATTGAAACCATGTGCTTATGCAAAACATGAATGGATGAAGTAAGCCTGCTTATCTCAAAGTAAGCGCAATCTATTTCATGACATCTATAATGTCTAACTAGNNNNNNNNNNNNNNNNNNNNNNNNNNNNNNNNNNNNNNNNNNNNNNNNNNNNNNNNNNNNNNNNNNNNNNNNNNNNNNNNNNNNNNNNNNNNNNNNNNNNGTCCGGTCATGAATGTCTATTGTTGGAGTTATAATCTCATAAATATTAGGTGTGCATGTGTTTCTCTCTTCGACATCTTTAGTTCGCAGTATCTCCTGGGTTTTGATGACGGTGATAGTATAGGTGTCTTCAAATGACTCTACCACGGAAGTTCTATTGAGATTCCGGTGGCAGACATTACAAACAAACAACACCTCAAACTTTTTCAAGATTTCCGAACCTTCTTAACATTTGAATTAAACAGATCTATATACTAGAAATTCGACCAGGACTGCCAATACCTCACAGATTAAAAGTGCATATCATTATAAGattcctttgttccccggacattctctCCTAAGGACATTTCGAACCCTAACACCTAAACGGCCACCTTTAAGCTAAAACATGTACTTAACAATCCTATTATTTCAGATCTCTGAAGTTAGTGAACTCGTTTATATCTTACTCAACAAATGGAGAAACCAGGGTGATCAACAACAGTTTTCAAGTTTAAGGGACTAGTTTCGTTAGGACGCTATCGGCAAGCCGTTAAAACGCAGAAAGAAGGCTTATATCCACCACTAGTTAGAGggtgtatcaataaaaacacAACACTCGCTTGCTGTCACCACTGAATCCAGCGGTCAATGCCATGCATGACGCTTAATGCcagaaagtatcaaaatacGTAAACGTACCAAAATAATGCCGATAGTTTTACGTCTGTACTGTTATACTATAAAGCGAAATCATAATCATCTGTCTCTTATTCTCTTGATCTCTTAGGTTGATAGGTTGGTAGGTCTATCAAATGGGTCACAAGAAAACAGTTGTTTAGAGTTACATGTTGGATTTTATACAAACTTATAGACAATAGACAATAGACAATTGCAATATTAGCTTCAATGGCCAATAGGGTCTTTCCCCGAAATGAGGTATTGGCTGtctcaccaataaaacaaaACCACAATAGCATATCACATTTGACCATTCTGGCGGCGAATCGGTGGTCTAAGAACTGCAGAATAGAGGGCGCAATGTCCATGCGttacaatgacgacgatgacagcGGTGAGACAACGAATACGGACAGTGAGGGCGATACACCTCAAACTTGATGTATTTCGGGAACGTGTATGTTCGACCGAGaatcttttttcatctttttattaATCTATTAGTGATAATTCATTTGATTAACATTTCATACATTCCATTGACGCGAGCCGTGCAGCATGATCTCATGAGCAATCTGATATCATGCAAAAACTAACAGAGTCACGGCGAAGACCAATTGAATTTGCAAACCTTGACACGAAATCAATCATTCTCTGTAAATTACAAAGCATTccgaattgcattgcattgttaTTCACTAAGAACTCCCATAATGTTCGTATTCATGTATCAACAAATAAGAACATTAAAAATGTCAACCATCGTTTTGTTTAGTTATCAGTGcgaatgaaatatgaaatgcaTGACTTCATCAATAGTTCCAGGGCCGCGAAGCAATCTCCAAATAGGATTGCGATTCAGTGAGTTGCCTCTGAAACCGGAAGAGACCAAATGTACGCGGTGTACTAGTACACGGTACAAGTATCACttagcaaccgttaccaatggcgCTGGCTAGGAGATTGCGTTGCGACGGCGGCTAACGTATTTTGGACCTCTCTTCACTCTCTCTTCCAGGGTACTGTTCAGAATTCATTAATTAATATTTAAATTTCCTTTCTTCCGAATTACAAGGCCTAGATTCTGTGTCAACCTTGGCCTCTATTGATCTCCTGATTATTGAGTCCGTGGCCACGGTATGAAGTTCTTGATCAATAGGGACTAGGGTTGACACGGTTGTTACATCATTTTCTGGGCCTACTATAAATTCGGCAACGCCTCCCCGCCATGTTAGTTGGCATTTTTGGTCTTTCACTCCGGGTGTTCCCACCCGTTATTTCACGTTGCACTGGTGCGGGCAAATTCGGTAGGTAATGTTCTTATctttaaatttgtcatttattgccgTTTTAACCGTAGGTATTTAATAACTCCCTGATGCAAAGCTTATGTATgtttctttgtatattttagTTCACTTGTTGCGTTGTCCATGTTGACCCCGTCGTCGCGGAATAAACGTTAATGTTTCGTAAACTACCGACTCTCTCAATCCTTAACAGGTACCGTCACACAAAAAATCAGCTGAAGGGAATCGTATGCcagataatagagaggttaataAGTCCTACTATTAACGCTGACGGTAACCTTATTTACGTCGGCATGTTGCCACCTGGAGAAGTGTCATCACCGCTATCTTGCCCCACAGCGCAAAATCTTTTATTCTGTAATAGTGTCACCTTACACTGATATCGGTCATGATCCGAATAAGAATTCGTTCGATTCGGATCATCCACAGATACCAACCTTCGGTGATGAGGGAGCCTTCCCACGAGGCCGTAGATCTTGACCTGCAGTGTGCCGATGGAAGGTCACACAGGGCGGCCATATCAAGGTAGAATCGAAATCGGAATCGAAGAAATCGAGAAATCACTATCGGGAACTATATGAGTATTTTTGTGAGAAAGTTTACGTTTGTACAACTTTAGAATAACGAGCCATGTACGTTTCAAAATGTGGACTTACTTTTAAACGGATGTTTATGAGGATTTGATTTATGTGTGATTTGAGAACCGATCTATGCGAGATGCATGGAACGTAAATTCATCGTATTGAAACTGAAGCCCGCCAGCGAGTGTTTCCGGTCAGGGCGCACCCCTTCCTTTTAAGCATCAACTGTTGCGCATGCGTCGTTGAACAGGAAGACCCTGACTCATCATAAAATGACCAATCAGGAACTGCCAAGTCAATTAAGGAATCGCCGTGACCAAGCCATGAAAGAACATTTTGGCCCTTATACAAACGACCATATGTGTGACCCAGGCCTATTGTCCCGGCGATTCCTAAATAGCGACAACGATCCTAGATGAGCGCAACAGCTGCGAACATGTGGAAAAACAAAGTTTAGAAAATTTTACCGAACTCAACTTAAATCACCCCAACTGATTACTTATTTCTAATTAAGACTAGGTGTTTTCttgttaataaataaataatcttcttcatcatctaacCCGTGAAAGGACAACTTGGGTCATCAGCGAAGTCAGAATCAATGAAACTTATTTACCGAACAAAATACATGAACAGTCTAAACTCAACTTTCACACAAAAGAGAGGATCTCAGTCATCAATTTAAATGTCTGACCCCGATGCCGAGTTCCCAAATCGTACCTTCACGTATTTCACATAGGGTAGAAATAAAGCTTCTGATTAAATAAACAGATTGCAAAATTACTATTCGTTTAAGGTTTACATCACATAACCTTATTTTAGTCAAAATGTAAACTAAGAATTGTAAATTCCTATATAAACTCTGGCTTCCCGTCTATAACTATAGATGAACCCTCAAGACTTTGATAAATTATAATAAAATGGGTAAACCTTTAACTAATCATTTATCGTAGAAATTTAAGCCATCTGTTACAATAGACTATTACTATGAAGACACCAAATTATGCCTCTTGGGTAATAGTTTGATGGTCGGTTACGAAGCTGTTCATGCCCCATTTGACCACAGAACAAAGTAGCAAGTAGTTTAGAAGTAAGCCTAGCATTCTATCGCGTATTTTCTAAATAGATACGCCCAAAAGACCAGGATGGCCCCCCACGTGGTATGCCGTGATTCCCTCACGTTACTAAGCCACATGCCGATCCACAATCGTTGCTTTCTCATCCACAATATCCTGTTTCATTATATAAAAATGATTATCGAAGGCCAAGGGCAATGACATAATATATCAGCAGACCTtgatcagtaggcctaccatgctATTCATTGGCTTGTGACTCACAATCAATGACAATAGCGTTTGCGTTCTTGGTAAGTTCGCATCTTAACCTAACAAAGATAGTTTTTGCGCGGTATAAATGATATTGACGTCAATAAACTTAGCGTCAGTGTTTATCAAAGCACTTCTTAACCTGTCTGGTGCTCTgcaataggccctttgccagatataTACCCCTTTACCACCTACAGTCGGGAACAAAAACATCTGTaaaatagatcttcacggtataATGGCTCGAGAGCCACTGTCTGGCGTCATTGAACATAAGAACATAATAACAAACCAACCGTCCGGAACATGCCCCCGAACATGCCAAGGCCTGCATGATGGAAGTAACGTGTGCAAAACCTGGGTGTACCCCAGGGTTGAACCAGTCGTCCATTTAACAATTCATACCGATATTGGGAGCAGACGATCCAGACGTTTAACTCAACTGTCCGCGAAGCAAACTTAACATGCCGAAGTGTCCTAACTGTCAGAAGGAAGTATACTTTGGTGAGTAAAGGGGATTTCTGTTTCAGCGTG
This genomic window from Lineus longissimus chromosome 13, tnLinLong1.2, whole genome shotgun sequence contains:
- the LOC135498221 gene encoding macrophage-expressed gene 1 protein-like, with product MARGVPCALLVCVVTLSSAILADDKGTCSSGADKPIYSGDFRNCPARKGLIRFEALPGGGWDNLRNVDMGQVALMNYSRCLMTEDDVYLIPDSTYVLPLKKSKVETFGELIEHWSNYTSITSSSINADASFYSVVSGSFSEEHQSIKKHQVNDKSITTRVMLRYHMYTIRMNPDVQLHPNFKARMMDIAAYVANNNTKMADYLLQLIVRDFGTHVVTAIDAGATLAQVDQVKSTFSSNYENQKSEIKASASANFFGKIGFSAGFSHSSSETFSKEYLNNRTYSQILTYGGPPFRVNFTINNWEDGLNNGLVAIDRSGDPLHFIITPQNMPEVPLPTLIKVTAGLEKIINRYYKFNTIHGCTSIDSKNFNFQANLDDGSCKAPSTNFTFGGVYQTCDMDPESSAGYICGDLLQKNPLTDDYRCPNNYEAILLNEGTVSKYETHKKCDVWLIWFCWPWWWKYHRSVATYKAYWCAATGEVQQDSGFLFGGVFTATSSNPLTKSQGCPVYYYPLRLGEHMKVCVSDDYELGYRYSVPFAGFFSCKSGNPLVFNARLKSEPQGNGELSLSRFVHASGSHAWPRRCPSGYSQHLATVDENCEIDYCVKANALVDQGLPHIRRPPFNPLPGLEPNQTEVLFLIGQSRRVWIKNDTTQLWVRSTTAELKKQFMFERRESFMDAIDETTNGGQVAGITIGVTAFVGLVVVIAIVVWRRHGRHVSVYRKKDGGLESGSSNVPYGTFEDDPSTSLNADGVQTAQV